A genomic segment from bacterium encodes:
- a CDS encoding LysM peptidoglycan-binding domain-containing protein, which produces MPLASSEDLKIFKLGTYTLQAEAPEELEEGVTAAFRFFFFKQSKPLVQVGRVTPDPITLNFKFNGDWALDAARALKRMTEEQRLIPLKWANRFDFRGYLTSFRFRYTQQLVTGTLTYQPISDEKLPGAFNAPAGAPVPDKAGRLTEVNEHFDDAFKTKETLASHLLAIKALVADNFSPITSALEACNDTLRMVSDTLSTVADIAAIPFQLGAEIATTINSTIGLLPAARNEFFAKVLAPVTPLLQGADAAVAKASAEFALVAIDDLEIALLNLLDSLSTVPVEYVVQVEDTLEQIADWFRVTIEAILQMNPSLSASTLVPGLRLKVPYAQ; this is translated from the coding sequence ATGCCACTCGCATCATCTGAAGACCTCAAGATCTTTAAACTCGGGACCTATACCCTGCAGGCGGAAGCCCCGGAAGAACTGGAAGAAGGCGTAACAGCCGCTTTCCGGTTCTTTTTTTTCAAGCAGAGCAAGCCGCTCGTGCAGGTGGGACGGGTCACCCCGGACCCCATCACGCTGAACTTCAAGTTCAATGGCGACTGGGCGCTCGATGCCGCCAGGGCCCTCAAGCGGATGACCGAAGAGCAGCGGCTGATCCCGCTGAAGTGGGCGAACCGATTCGATTTCAGGGGCTATTTGACCAGTTTTCGCTTTCGTTACACCCAGCAGCTTGTGACCGGCACGCTGACTTATCAGCCAATCTCAGATGAGAAGTTGCCAGGGGCGTTCAACGCTCCTGCCGGCGCGCCCGTTCCTGATAAGGCCGGGCGTCTGACCGAGGTTAATGAGCATTTCGACGATGCCTTCAAGACCAAGGAGACCCTCGCCTCTCATTTGCTCGCGATCAAGGCGTTGGTCGCTGATAACTTCTCGCCGATCACGTCGGCCCTCGAAGCCTGCAACGACACGCTTCGCATGGTCTCCGATACCCTGTCGACCGTGGCCGACATTGCCGCGATCCCTTTCCAGCTCGGCGCTGAGATCGCAACGACCATCAACAGCACCATCGGCCTGTTGCCGGCAGCGAGAAACGAGTTCTTCGCGAAGGTCCTGGCTCCGGTCACGCCGCTGCTACAAGGCGCGGATGCCGCCGTGGCAAAGGCCTCGGCCGAATTTGCGCTGGTTGCGATCGATGATCTGGAGATTGCCCTCCTCAACCTGCTAGATTCCCTCTCGACCGTGCCGGTCGAGTACGTCGTCCAGGTCGAGGACACCCTCGAGCAGATTGCCGATTGGTTCCGCGTCACCATTGAAGCGATCCTGCAGATGAATCCTAGCCTCAGTGCGAGCACGCTCGTGCCGGGCTTGAGGTTGAAGGTGCCCTATGCCCAGTGA